DNA sequence from the Streptomyces cinnabarinus genome:
GCTCGGGTACAAGTCCTTCAGGTCGGCCAGCTCGTCGGCGAACATCACCGTGCCCGAGCGCCGGTTGCCGTAGAACAGGGTGACCGTCGAGCGGGAATCGGCGGCCAGGACGGACTCGGCGATGGAGAGCATCGGGGTGATCCCGGAGCCCGCCGCGAGCAGCACATGGTGGCCGGGGGTGGTCAGGTCCGGGGTGAAGTTGCCGGTGGGGGCCATCACCTCGACGGTGTCGCCGGGGCGCAGGTCGTTGACCAGCCAGGAGGAGAACAGGCCGCCGGGGACCACCCGGACGCCGATGCGCGGGGCCGCTCCGGCGGGCGTGCAGATCGAGTAGGAGCGACGCTCGTCGCGGCCGTCGATCTCGCGCCGCAGGGTCAGCGACTGGCCGGGCGCGAAGGCGAACTCCTCGGCCAGCTCGGCCGGGATCTCGAAGCCGACGGCGGCGGCGTCCTCGCACAGCGGCTGCACCGCGGCGACCCGCAGCGGGTGGAAGACCGGGCGGCGGCGCGGGCGTGGCTTCACGGCCTCGGCGGGGGCGGTCGGGGCCATCAGATCTCCTTGACGTACTCGAACGGCTCGCGGCAGGCGCGGCAGCGCCAGAGCGCCTTGCAGGAGGTGGCGGCGAACCGGGAGGTCTCCTCGGTGTCCGCGGATCCGCAGCACGGGCAGGGCACCGTGTGCCGGGTGGGCGACAGCGTGAGCGGCACCGGGCCGCTGGGGGCGGCGGCGGGCGGGGCGATGCCGTGCTCGGTGAGCTTGCGGCGGCCCTCCGGGGTGATCCAGTCGCTGGTCCACGGCGGGTTCAGGACGGTACGGATCTCCACGCGCGCGTATCCGGCGTCCCGGAGCCGGGCGGCGACGTCGGCCCGCATCTCGGCCATGGCGGGGCAGCCGGAGTAGGTGGGGGTGAGTTCGGCGACGACCGTGCCGTTCTCGGTGAGCCTCACCTCGCGCAGGACGCCCAGGTCGGCGAGGGTCAGCATGGGCAGCTCGGGGTCCGGCACCCGCTCGGCGATCTCCCGGGCGTGCCGTGCGTCGAGCGCCAGGGTCACCATGTCGCCCCCGGATGGGCGCGGGCCACGCTCTGCAGCTCCGCCAGCAGCGGGGCGAGATGCTCGGTGTGCTCACCGTCGCGGCCGGAGCCGGGGGACGGCCGGTACGCCGGCATGGGCAGTCCGGCCTCCTCGGTCACCTGGCGCAGTACGGCGACGACCTCGTCGCGTACGTCGCAGGCGGTGAACAGCTCGCCGAGGTACGGCGCGATCTGCTCCATGGCCTTGCGCATCCGGCGGTGCGACTCCTCGGTGCCGTCGCCCAGGCGGACCGCCCACTCGGCGGCGTACTGCCGGTGGTAGGTCAGTTCCTTCACGCCCTTGGCGGCGACCGCGGAGAGCACCGGGTCGGGGTGGGAGACCAGCCGCTCGAAGTGGGCGAGCCGCCAGCTGGACAGGACCAGCAGCCGCACGATGGAGAACGCGAAGTCGCCGCCGGGGAGTTCGGCGAGCCGGACGTTGCGGAAGTCGGCGGCGTCGCGGAAGTAGGCGTAGGCGTCCTCGTCGCGGCCGGTGCCGTCGGCCTGGCCGGCTCGGGAGTACAGCAGGCGGGCCTGGCCGAGCAGGTCGAGGCCGATGTTGGCGAGCGCGACCTCCTCCTCCAGCTCGGGGGCGCGGGTGATCCACTCGGCGAGGCGCTGGGCGGAGACGAGCGCGTCGTCGGCCAGGGCGACGCAGGTCGCGGCGAGGCCGGCGGCGTCGATGCCCTCGGGCACGGTGGTGTCGACGCCGTGCAGGGGGTCCTCGAAGCCGGTGCCGTAGGCCCAGCGGGTGTCGTCCTCGTGGCCCTCGGCGAGGGTCATGTAGACGTGGTCCTCACTCATCCCCGGCTCCTAAATGTGCGGGACATCGTCGGGGATGTCGTAGAACGTCGGGTGGCGGTAGACCTTGTCCGCGCTGGGGGCGAAGAAGGGGTCCTTCTCGTCCCGGGTGGAGGCGGCGATGTGCTCGGAGCGGACGACCCAGATCGACACGCCCTCGTTGCGCCGGGTGTACAGGTCGCGGGCGTGGGTGAGGGCCATCGTGTCGTCGGCGGCGTGCAGCGAGCCCACGTGGACGTGGTTCAGGCCGCGCTTGCCGCGTACGAAGACCTCGTACAGGGGCCAGCTCTCGGTGTTGCTCATGCCGACGGTTCCTTCCGGGCCCGCTTGGCCGCGTGGGCGGTGGCCGCCTCGCGCACCCAGGCGCCATCCTCGTGGGCGCTTCTGCGCCGTTCCATCCGCTGGGCGTTGCAGGGGCCGCCGCCCTTGATGACCTGCATCAGCTCGTCCCAGTCGGGGGTGCCGAAGTCGTGCCGGCCGCGCTCGGCGTTCCACTCCAGGTCCGGGTCGGGCAGCGTGACGCCGAGCTTCTCGGCCTGCGGGACGGTCATGTCGACGAAGCGCTGGCGCAGTTCGTCGTTGCTGTGCCGCTTGATCTTCCAGGCCATCGACTGCGCCGAGTTGGGGGAGGCGTCGTCGGGCGGGCCGAACATCATCAGCGACGGCCACCACCAGCGGTTCACCGCGTCCTGCACCATCTCGCGCTGGGATTCGGTGCCGCGCATCATGGTCATCAGCAGTTCGTAGCCCTGCCGCTGGTGGAAGGACTCCTCCTTGCAGATCCGCACCATCGCCCGCGCGTAGGGGCCGTAGGAGCTGCGGCACAGCGGGACCTGGTTGCAGATCGCGGCGCCGTCCACGAACCAGCCGATCACGCCGACGTCGGCGAAGCTCAGCGTCGGGTAGTTGAAGATCGACGAGTACTTCTGGCGGCCCTCGATCAGCCGGTCGGTGAGGTCCGCGCGGTCCGCGCCGAGGGTCTCCGCCGCCGAGTACAGGTACAGCCCGTGCCCGGCCTCGTCCTGCACCTTGGCGAACAGGATGGCCTTGCGCCGCAGCGACGGCGCACGGGTGATCCACTCGCCCTCGGGCTGCATCCCGATGATCTCCGAGTGGGCGTGCTGCGCGATCTGACGCACGAGCGTCTTGCGGTAGCCCTCGGGCATCCAGTCACGCGGCTCGATGCGCTGGTCGTGCGCGATCGTCGCATCGAAGTGCTCCTGGAGCGCCTGCGAGGGCTCCGGGGGCGAGTCCTCGGCGAGGTGTGTCGTGGTCATCAGCACCAGCTTCCCAACCGACCATTCGTTCGGTATCAGTGTGACGCGTTTTCGCGCCTCCGGCAAGACCCGCACGGCCACGGGACCACCCTTGACAGGCGGCGGCCCGGCTGATTGTTTGGCCGGAGGCGGATGCAAACCGAATGGTCGGTAGGGACTGGTGGTGGAGATGACCACGGCACACCCCGCGGAGGCGATGTTCGCCGCGGACGAGGCCTCCCGGAATCTCGGGATCGAGCTGCTGGAGCACGGTGAGGGCATGGCGGTGCTCCGCATGACCGTGACCCCGGCCATGGTGAACGGCCACGGCATCGCCCATGGCGGCTATGTGTTCCTGCTGGCGGACTCCGCCTTCGCCTGTGCCTGCCAAAGCCATGGCTCGATGACCGTCGCGGCGGGCGCCGACATCACCTTCGTCGCCCCGGCCCACGAGGGCGACGTGCTGGTGGCGCGCGCCGAGGAGCGGACCCGGTTCGGCCGCAGTGGTATCTACGACGTGAGCGTCACGCGCGGCGACGAGGTCATGGCGGAGTTCCGCGGCCGCAGCCGCAGCGTCGGACGCAGGACCGGTGAAGCGCCGAAGGAGTCGCGATGAGCAACCTGGCCGAGCCCCTCCCGCGTGATCTGCTGGACGACGCGGAGCGGCTGACCCGCGAGCACCTCAGGGAGCTCCAGCTCGACCGGCTGCGGCACACGCTCCGGCACGCCTACGAGAACGTGGAGCTGTACCGCAGGAAGTTCGACGCGGCCGGTGTCGGCCCGGACGACTGCCGCACGCTGGAGGACCTCGCCCGGTTCCCCTTCACCACCAAGGCCGACCTGCGGGACACCTACCCCTTCGGCATGTTCGCGGTCCCGATGTCCGAGGTGCGGCGCGTGCACGCCTCCAGCGGCACCACCGGCCGCCCCACGGTCGTCGGGTACACCGACAACGACATCTCGATGTGGTCGGACGTGGTCGCCCGCTCGATCCGCGCCGCCGGCGGCCGCCCCGGCCACAAGGTGCACATCTCCTACGGCTACGGCCTGTTCACCGGCGGACTCGGCGCGCACTACGGCGCCGAGCGGGCGGGGTGCACGGTGATCCCCGCGTCCGGCGGGATGACCGCACGCCAGGTGCAGATCATCCAGGACTTCCGGCCCGAGATCATCATGGTCACGCCGTCCTACATGCTCACCCTGCTCGACGAGTTCGAGAAGCAGGGCGTCGATCCGCGGGAGACCTCGCTGGAGGTGGGCATCTTCGGGGCCGAACCGTGGACGGAGGAGATGCGGCGCGAGATCGAGGAGCGCACCGCGATCCACGCCGTGGACATATACGGCCTGTCCGAGGTGATCGGCCCCGGGGTGGCGCAGGAGTGCGTGGAGACCAAGGACGGGCTGCACATCTGGGAGGACCACTTCTACCCGGAGGTCGTCGACCCGATCACCGACGAGATCATCGCCGAGGGCGAGGAGGGCGAGGTGGTGTTCACCTCGCTCACCAAGGAGGCGCTGCCGATCATCCGGTACCGTACCCGTGATCTGACCCGGCTGCTGCCGGGCACCGCGCGGCCCGCCTTCCGCCGGATGCGGAAGGTCACCGGACGCTGCGACGACATGATCATCCTGCGTGGGGTGAACGTCTTCCCGACCCAGATCGAGGAGATCGTGCTGCGCACGCCCGCCGTCGCCCCGCACTTCCAGATCCAGCTCACCCGGCGCGGCCGCATGGACCACCTCACCGTCCGGGTGGAGTCCCGCCCCGACGCGGGGCCCGAGCAGCGGCAGGAGGCGGCACGGGCCATCGCGCAGGGCGTGAAGGACGGCGTCGGGGTCAGCGTCGAGGTGGAGATCGTCGAGCCGGAGACCCTGGAGCGCTCCCTCGGCAAGCTCAAGCGCGTCAAGGATCTCCGGCAGAAATAGGCTCAGTTGGGGCCGTTGGGCACCTTCAGCCGCTCCCAGGTCACCCGCCCCGGGATGCCGTCGGCGTCCTTGCCCTTGAAGCCCTGCTTCTGCTGCCAGACGGCGTAGGAGCGACGGTCGGCCTCGGTCCACTCCGGACCGGGGCCCTCCTCGTACCGGCCGCACCCCTCGGCGACGAGTCGGCGCCCCATCGCCGTGATCACCTGCGACTTCTGCCCGATGTGGAAGAAGCCGCTGCCGGGGAAGGGCTCGAACGACGGCTTGGGCGGCGCGGGCTTGGGATCGGGAGACGGAGTCGGGACCTTGCCGCCCAGGCGCTGGGCGATCCGCTTGCGCATGCCGTCCATCGTGAAGCCGCGCGGGTCCTGCTTGCCCGGCTGCCACTCCTTGTGCCCGATGACGGACCGCTCGCTCCAGCCGTGGTGGCGGCAGATCGCGGCGGCCGCCTTCTCGATGGCCTCCTTCTGCGCGTCGGGCCAAGGGTCCCTGCCGTCACCGAGGTTGACGCACTCGAAGCCGTAGAAGTGCCGGTTGCCGTCGGTGTCGGCCTCGTTGTCGGCGGGCAGCCGCGATTCGTTGACCACGGCGCGCAGTACGTCGCTGTCGCCGAGCCCAGCGTGGTTGGCGCGGCCGTTGCCGACGAGGTGGACATGGCCCTTCTTGTCGATGACGCCGTGGCACAGCGGTCCGGGCAGGCCGGAGTAGCCGTCGTAGCAGATATCGACCGAGGCGTTGGTGCCGGAGGTGACGGTGTGGTGGATCATCACGCCGTTCACCGGGCCCCAGGGGCCCTTGCTGTTGCGGTTGTGGGAGCGCCAGCTGCGCACCTCGTGGACCGTCAGGCCCTCGGCGCGCAGGATCTCCACCAGCTTGGACGCGCTCAGCGGCTTGGCCATCACTTGTCTCCTTCCGCCGCGGCCTCGGCGTCGGCCGTCGTGTCGGACCGTCCGCCGGAGGGGTCCTCGGCGGCCTGTTCCTCACGGCGTGCCTGTTCCTCCGCCACGAGCGTGGCCTCGTCCGCCGCGGGGACGCTGCTGGCCAGCGGGCCGAAGGCGAGCCGCAGATCGACGGCGCCGTACTCGCCCTTGACCAGGGCGAGGGGCGCGAAGTGGCGGGCGATGCCGGCGGGCGCCCGGAGCAGCGGGCGGCGGGCCGGGTCGACGGGCCACTCGACGCTGCCGGTGGCAGTGCGGGCGGGGATGATCCAGTGGTCGCCGGTGCGGTAGGCGCCGTCCTTGGCGAAGTAGACCTCCACGCCGTCCTCCAGCGGCAGCCACTCCCCCTCCGCGACGGGCACGGCGCCGCCGCGCAGTGCGGTCGTACGGCCCTTGCGCTTCGGCCCCTCGTGATGGTCCCAGCGGCGCAGGAACGGGTTCAGGTGGGGCAACCTGCCGACGCCGGGATCCGGTTCGGCGGAGAGGCGGACACGACGGCCCGGCAGGTCCAGTTCCTCGACACGCAGGAGCGGCCGGGCCGCGAGCCGGGAGGCGTGGGCGGTGTCCGTGAGCTCGACGAGGTCACCGACGTCGAGGTCCAGCTTGGTGTCGTGCCCGAGGGACGCCAACTGCACCCAGGTGCCGTCGAGTTCGTCGACGGGGAAGACCACCGAGCCGTTCTCCCTGGACCACTTGAAGGTGGCCTCCTCGGCCGCGCCGCCCGCGTGGATCTCGACGCGGTAGAGCTGGTTCTCCGGGCCGCGGTAGCGGGCGTCCGGCTTGACCAGGCACGGGTCCTCGTCGGCGTGGTCGGGCCGTTCGCTGCGGGCGGCGAGCCGGGCCGAGGGGGCGGCCTGCCGTGCGGCCCACCGGTCGAACGCGGCGCGCACGACCTCCTTGGACGGTTCGGCGTCCTCGATTCCCAGCGCGGTCAGCGACAGCGGCAGCACCTGCCAGACGACCTTGACGCGGGCGGCGGTGTCCGGCAGCGAGGCGCCGAGCGCGACCTCGCGCAGCGCCGGGTCCTCGGCGGCGCTCACCGCGCGCTCCCACACCTTCAGGTAGACGACGAAGGGGGCCTGGGCGGGCGAGGGCAGCCGGTCGCCGGGGCGCTCGGGGTCGAGGTGGGCGTCGGGCTGGTCCCAGTACGTCCAGTGCGCGGGCGGCTCGGTGCTGTCCTGCACGTCGGTGTCCTCG
Encoded proteins:
- a CDS encoding peptidoglycan-binding protein encodes the protein MAKPLSASKLVEILRAEGLTVHEVRSWRSHNRNSKGPWGPVNGVMIHHTVTSGTNASVDICYDGYSGLPGPLCHGVIDKKGHVHLVGNGRANHAGLGDSDVLRAVVNESRLPADNEADTDGNRHFYGFECVNLGDGRDPWPDAQKEAIEKAAAAICRHHGWSERSVIGHKEWQPGKQDPRGFTMDGMRKRIAQRLGGKVPTPSPDPKPAPPKPSFEPFPGSGFFHIGQKSQVITAMGRRLVAEGCGRYEEGPGPEWTEADRRSYAVWQQKQGFKGKDADGIPGRVTWERLKVPNGPN
- the paaC gene encoding 1,2-phenylacetyl-CoA epoxidase subunit PaaC; the protein is MSEDHVYMTLAEGHEDDTRWAYGTGFEDPLHGVDTTVPEGIDAAGLAATCVALADDALVSAQRLAEWITRAPELEEEVALANIGLDLLGQARLLYSRAGQADGTGRDEDAYAYFRDAADFRNVRLAELPGGDFAFSIVRLLVLSSWRLAHFERLVSHPDPVLSAVAAKGVKELTYHRQYAAEWAVRLGDGTEESHRRMRKAMEQIAPYLGELFTACDVRDEVVAVLRQVTEEAGLPMPAYRPSPGSGRDGEHTEHLAPLLAELQSVARAHPGATW
- the paaA gene encoding 1,2-phenylacetyl-CoA epoxidase subunit PaaA, encoding MTTTHLAEDSPPEPSQALQEHFDATIAHDQRIEPRDWMPEGYRKTLVRQIAQHAHSEIIGMQPEGEWITRAPSLRRKAILFAKVQDEAGHGLYLYSAAETLGADRADLTDRLIEGRQKYSSIFNYPTLSFADVGVIGWFVDGAAICNQVPLCRSSYGPYARAMVRICKEESFHQRQGYELLMTMMRGTESQREMVQDAVNRWWWPSLMMFGPPDDASPNSAQSMAWKIKRHSNDELRQRFVDMTVPQAEKLGVTLPDPDLEWNAERGRHDFGTPDWDELMQVIKGGGPCNAQRMERRRSAHEDGAWVREAATAHAAKRARKEPSA
- a CDS encoding DUF6519 domain-containing protein, giving the protein MHADLSRLTFRPERHYSAVIAQQGRVQLDADTNEQTAIQLHQARTLAADLIGRHGGPRDATGFRIEYVGGRHEIDTLFVHGGRYYVDGILCDADRPAPGIPVPDEDTDVQDSTEPPAHWTYWDQPDAHLDPERPGDRLPSPAQAPFVVYLKVWERAVSAAEDPALREVALGASLPDTAARVKVVWQVLPLSLTALGIEDAEPSKEVVRAAFDRWAARQAAPSARLAARSERPDHADEDPCLVKPDARYRGPENQLYRVEIHAGGAAEEATFKWSRENGSVVFPVDELDGTWVQLASLGHDTKLDLDVGDLVELTDTAHASRLAARPLLRVEELDLPGRRVRLSAEPDPGVGRLPHLNPFLRRWDHHEGPKRKGRTTALRGGAVPVAEGEWLPLEDGVEVYFAKDGAYRTGDHWIIPARTATGSVEWPVDPARRPLLRAPAGIARHFAPLALVKGEYGAVDLRLAFGPLASSVPAADEATLVAEEQARREEQAAEDPSGGRSDTTADAEAAAEGDK
- the paaI gene encoding hydroxyphenylacetyl-CoA thioesterase PaaI is translated as MTTAHPAEAMFAADEASRNLGIELLEHGEGMAVLRMTVTPAMVNGHGIAHGGYVFLLADSAFACACQSHGSMTVAAGADITFVAPAHEGDVLVARAEERTRFGRSGIYDVSVTRGDEVMAEFRGRSRSVGRRTGEAPKESR
- the paaK gene encoding phenylacetate--CoA ligase PaaK — translated: MSNLAEPLPRDLLDDAERLTREHLRELQLDRLRHTLRHAYENVELYRRKFDAAGVGPDDCRTLEDLARFPFTTKADLRDTYPFGMFAVPMSEVRRVHASSGTTGRPTVVGYTDNDISMWSDVVARSIRAAGGRPGHKVHISYGYGLFTGGLGAHYGAERAGCTVIPASGGMTARQVQIIQDFRPEIIMVTPSYMLTLLDEFEKQGVDPRETSLEVGIFGAEPWTEEMRREIEERTAIHAVDIYGLSEVIGPGVAQECVETKDGLHIWEDHFYPEVVDPITDEIIAEGEEGEVVFTSLTKEALPIIRYRTRDLTRLLPGTARPAFRRMRKVTGRCDDMIILRGVNVFPTQIEEIVLRTPAVAPHFQIQLTRRGRMDHLTVRVESRPDAGPEQRQEAARAIAQGVKDGVGVSVEVEIVEPETLERSLGKLKRVKDLRQK
- the paaD gene encoding 1,2-phenylacetyl-CoA epoxidase subunit PaaD — encoded protein: MVTLALDARHAREIAERVPDPELPMLTLADLGVLREVRLTENGTVVAELTPTYSGCPAMAEMRADVAARLRDAGYARVEIRTVLNPPWTSDWITPEGRRKLTEHGIAPPAAAPSGPVPLTLSPTRHTVPCPCCGSADTEETSRFAATSCKALWRCRACREPFEYVKEI
- the paaB gene encoding 1,2-phenylacetyl-CoA epoxidase subunit PaaB; translated protein: MSNTESWPLYEVFVRGKRGLNHVHVGSLHAADDTMALTHARDLYTRRNEGVSIWVVRSEHIAASTRDEKDPFFAPSADKVYRHPTFYDIPDDVPHI